A window of Apium graveolens cultivar Ventura chromosome 8, ASM990537v1, whole genome shotgun sequence contains these coding sequences:
- the LOC141680260 gene encoding uncharacterized protein LOC141680260, giving the protein MKQYDGSSDPQEHIAQYKQRMFTVPIPRKYREPCMCKGFGSTLIGPALQWFVGLPNGSISTFADLVDTFNLQFASSRQFEKTTSDIYKVYQKYRVPLRDYLTRFNREKVTITNCDIPTTIEAFRRGLEKDSPLYDELTKYPCKTMDDVQAKAMAQIRLEEDKREDDDKYYRPNRKIASARNKDYKNENKPYIRTIRDEQHVNSSQVRPDWRRDPNLPPTFDSYGFSVTPTVLVKEFAKIGDVVKWPAKTNKPKSNPDSKLWCEFHGDYGHKAIDCVALRREIEALVRRGYLTEYMSSHRSNHVRTEKTPANIPPPPPHHKVINFIAGGSEICGETYSQAKR; this is encoded by the coding sequence ATGAAGCAATACGACGGATCGTCTGATCCACAAGAACACATTGCTCAGTACAAACAACGAATGTTTACGGTGCCAATTCCAAGGAAATATCGAGAGCCTTGCATGTGTAAGGGATTTGGATCAACCCTAATAGGACCTGCTCTACAGTGGTTCGTAGGTCTACCAAATGGGAGTATATCCACGTTTGCGGACTTGGTCGACACGTTCAATCTACAATTTGCCAGCAGCCGACAGTTTGAAAAGACCACGAGTGATATCTACAAGGTATATCAGAAGTATCGAGTACCATTACGAGATTACCTGACCAGATTCAACAGAGAGAAGGTTACAATCACAAACTGTGACATCCCAACCACAATAGAAGCATTTAGAAGAGGATTGGAAAAGGATTCGCCGCTTTATGATGAATTGACAAAGTATCCGTGCAAAACAATGGACGACGTGCAGGCCAAGGCAATGGCTCAAATACGTTTGGAAGAGGACAAAAGAGAAGACGATGATAAATATTATCGGCCAAACAGGAAAATCGCGTCAGCAAGAAATAAAGACTACAAGAACGAAAACAAGCCATACATCAGGACGATAAGAGATGAACAGCATGTCAACTCATCACAAGTTCGTCCAGATTGGAGAAGAGACCCAAATCTACCCCCAACGTTCGACAGCTATGGGTTTAGTGTAACCCCTACGGTTCTTGTTAAGGAATTTGCTAAGATAGGCGATGTGGTAAAATGGCCAGCCAAAACTAACAAGCCAAAGTCGAATCCAGATTCAAAGTTATGGTGCGAGTTCCACGGGGATTATGGTCATAAAGCTATTGATTGCGTGGCTTTGAGAAGGGAAATTGAAGCTTTGGTTAGAAGGGGATACTTGACGGAGTACATGTCGTCGCATAGAAGTAATCATGTCCGAACAGAAAAGACACCTGCAAACATACCTCCTCCTCCACCTCATCACAAAGTCATAAACTTTATTGCTGGAGGATCAGAAATATGTGGAGAAACGTACTCACAAGCCAAAAGATGA